A region from the Cydia amplana chromosome 7, ilCydAmpl1.1, whole genome shotgun sequence genome encodes:
- the LOC134649337 gene encoding sodium channel protein Nach-like, translating to MFSERTYQARIIQEDYRSAATSKYVPEEPNKVKLLFQAVKKKAASYLVIFLDTSSIHGLNHLVAPGRHPLEVLLWLALVIFSVFGSVYLSSTTWERYQSSPTVVSMDRDMFAWNTTFPCVTICPHKRIDQKKLELYVRNSPVPDKTALKKFIMQLSNSTYKNFEDLPEYDPIPTTEYLPTLLNLTAYFGPTLTIGASGILLKVQPTITEMGLCYAINSKVAEYNSPAYREANRWDLIKHQNDTFFVHPLDGEVFAQVINLSTAYDVYIHGPLEVPDISTKFQHSAQDFYMKMYVTALTVYTSPEAAKLSVAQRRCRFLNENPLKHNSVYTYTMCRMECRIHLCMKYCGCIPYFYRRIGDEKICDVAGMRCLSRYQDELYELEVDKDKKKINCGCFPICDDVNYVIQSYVLQEWFLGTNLQWGIVTYPRMRYRRDIIFGFTDVLVAVGSMAGLFLGCSVLSFMEIVYFLSLRLFFYTKDALTKNT from the exons ATGTTCTCTGAACGCACATACCAAGCTCGCATAATTCAAGAGGACTATCGCTCAGCAGCAACCTCAAAATACGTACCTGAGGAACCTAACAAAGTGAAGTTGCTCTTCCAAGCTGTGAAGAAGAAAGCAGCGTCGTACTTGGTGATCTTTCTGGATACGTCTTCTATACATGGACTGAACCATCTTGTTGCGCCTGGGAGACATCCTTTGGAAGT CTTGCTCTGGCTAGCTCTGGTGATCTTCTCCGTTTTCGGCTCCGTGTACCTCTCCAGCACTACGTGGGAGCGCTACCAGTCCTCGCCCACCGTGGTGTCCATGGACCGGGACATGTTCGCGTGGAACACCACGTTCCCTTGCGTCACCATTTGCCCGCATAAAAGGATTGACCAGAAGAAACTGGAGCTCTATGTgag AAACTCTCCTGTCCCAGACAAGACAGCCCTCAAAAAATTCATAATGCAACTATCCAACTCAACCTACAAAAATTTTGAGGATCTACCCGAGTACGACCCAATACCTACCaccgagtacctacctacccttCTCAACTTGACTGCTTATTTTGGACCCACATTGACCATAG GTGCTTCGGGAATTCTTCTGAAAGTGCAACCCACTATAACAGAGATGGGTCTGTGTTATGCCATCAATTCGAAAGTTGCTGAGTATAATTCGCCTGC GTATAGAGAAGCAAATAGATGGGACTTGATAAAACATCAAAATGATACGTTTTTCGTTCATCCTTTGGATGGTGAAGTTTTTGCCCAAGTGATTAATTTATCGACTGCTTATGAT GTGTATATCCACGGTCCCCTGGAAGTGCCAGACATATCAACGAAGTTCCAGCATTCGGCACAGGACTTCTACATGAAGATGTATGTGACCGCTCTTACCGTCTACACTTCGCCTGAAGCTGCTAA GCTAAGTGTAGCCCAGCGTCGCTGCCGCTTCCTCAACGAAAACCCGCTAAAGCATAACTCTGTCTACACTTATACTATGTGCCGTATGGAGTGTCGGATCCACCTGTGTATGAAGTACTGTGGCTGTATACCTTACTTCTACAGGAGAATTG GCGATGAAAAGATTTGCGATGTGGCTGGAATGCGCTGTCTCTCTAGATACCAAG ATGAGCTGTACGAGCTCGAAGTGGACAAGGACAAGAAGAAAATTAACTGTGGCTGTTTTCCAATCTGCGACGATGTCAACTATGTTATACAATCCTAT GTTTTGCAAGAGTGGTTTCTCGGTACGAACCTTCAGTGGGGCATCGTCACCTATCCCCGAATGCGGTACAGGAGGGACATTATTTTCGGTTTCACCGACGTGCTAG TGGCTGTGGGCAGTATGGCGGGCCTGTTCCTGGGCTGCAGCGTGCTCAGCTTCATGGAGATCGTCTACTTCCTGTCGCTGAGACTCTTCTTCTATACGAAGGATGCGCTCACTAAGAATACTTAA